ATTATCTAAGGATAATGTAGTCCTCTACCCTCTTCTTATCAACCTATATGATGTAGCATCTGGTTCTTTAAAATATGACATTGCAGTTACAGTAATGGATAAATTTCTTTCCTTAAAAGATTACTGCCCAGACGTAATAAGGATAGTAGGAGAACAAAGAAAGGAGAAGTTAAGCTATATTGTGCAACATTTAACTGAGGAACTTGTGGAAAGGAAAAGATACGAAGACGTAATACAGTGTCTAAAAGTTGCTAGAAAGTATATGACGATTGAAGATTTCAATAATTTATTATCACAAATAAAAGAGAATTACAAAAGAAAGAGACAACTAGTTAGTCTTATAAATAAATATTTATCATAATACTTCCTATTTTATTTAAGATTATTTTTATTTGGATAGCCTAATAGTTTAAAAATTTCCACTTAAAAAGTGGGTTTATAAGTAAATAATTTAAGATTATAGATTTATTCTAGGGACTTCAAAAAGGATTTTAAAACAGTTAATTTTATTTTTCGTGTATTGGGGCTTCATATGAAGAAATGTCCCAAGAGAAAAAATCTCTATTCTTAAGAGAGAGTTCCGGTCTAGTGAGAGAAGTTAGCCCCTGGGCATCAATGTCAGCAACTTTCGGATTAGTAACTGGTGGTGTACCAATTCTTATAATTTCATGGCTTTTCACAGCACCGGGGGCGAATTGGGTATTAGCCTTCTTACTAGCTTTACCCCCAACTTTAGGAATGGCATTTCTTTTTTATGTAGCTGGAATTTCAATGCCTAGAGCCGGAGGAGATTATGTTTTTAATAGTAGGGCAGTTCACCCAGCAGTAGGTTTTGTAAATTATTGGGGTCTATTTATAGGTTTTGCACTTTCTTTAGGGTATTATAGTTACTTAGCTGCACAATGGTTCGCATATCTATTCTCTGGTATTGGATTAGCTTACAGTAATCAATACTTTCTAAATATAGGCAAGTTCTTAGGAACTACTGAAGCTGAGGTAATTTTAGGAACAATTGTAGTCATAATTTCAACAGCTTTAGCTATGATACCTAGATTCCAATGGAAGTTTGTGTTATGGGGAGGTATAATTTCCCTTTTATCTAGTATCATAATGTTTATTGCATTAGCTCAAATAAGTCCATCTCAGTTCGCGCTAGCCCTAAGTAAGAATGTTGGGATACCAAATGCTTATAGTGAAGTTATTCAAAACGCGGAAAGTAATGGATTAACATTTTATCCAGCTTTATATGCGTCATTTTTAGCATTACCAGTAGTCTGGTACTATTATACATGGTATAATTTACCAGCTTCATGGTCAGGGGAAATGAAAAGACCTAAAATGAACGTACTTTATTCAATAATCCTAGCAATACTGGTAATATCAGCATATTATATTTTAATAGTATACTTCAGTGAGAAAGCTTTTGGTGCATCTTTCCTTACTTCGTGGAGTTATATATCGTATAATGGTATTAATGACACTGTTTATAACACTCTAAGTAATATAGGAGATTTTATACCATACTTCGCATTCATTGTAAATCACAGTTTACCACTATTCATTATCATGTTTATTGCATTATGGTTACCAAACTTTTATAGTAACCCACCGTTAGTTGTAGCATTAGTAAGATATCTGTTCGCATGGTCTTTTGATAGGGTTATGCCGCCATGGTTAGCTGATGTTAATGATAGATTTAAGTCGCCATTAAAGGCTACAGTATTAGTTGGTATTTTAGGTGAAATTGGAGTATTACTTTATGCATTTAACACACCAGTAGCTATTGTAGATACTACTGTAGTATTTGAAGTGGGATATGCAATTTTCGCAATATCTACTGCACTAATGCCATTTGTAAGAAAAGATCTTTATAAAAGAGCTGTTCAGCATAAATGGAACATTGCTGGTATCCCAGTTATATCAATAATTGGATTTGCCGTTTTCGGCTTTCTTATGTGGGTGCTAACCCTCACCTGGAATAACCCTGTGTTACTACCAGTGAATTTTGTGACTATTCTATCTCTAGGAATAATATATGGAGCTGGAGTCCTAATATATGTTATAGGTTATCTATTAAATAGAAGAAACGGAATAGACCTTAACTTACTATTTAATGAAGTTCCACCAGAATAAATTTTTTATATTTATATTTCATTTTTTTAATACATGAATTTACTGATTTTATTTTCAATTGCAATTTCCATGTTATTAGTTATGTTCTATGTTATCTATGAAGTAAAGAATTGGAGGAGTGATAGGAGAGTTTTAGTTGCTATCTATGTAGAAGGAATGATGCTAGTAATGAATTTAGGTGCTTATCTTTATCTTTTGCTTCACGATCTCTTTCTATTTCTTGTAATAAATGGAGCTTATATGATATTTGGCCTCTATGCTATCCTTAATATCAAATCTATATCAAGAAGTATAGCATATGTTCTGTTTTCCTCATTTATGATTATTTCTGAAGTATTTATGGGTTCGCTTTTTTACATTCTTCAAACTGGTTTACCAGCTAATCTTGATTCCTCTGTAGAAAATCCATGGTTTGTCACAGTTATGGTTGCTGAAATGATCTTTACATTAATGGTATCTTTTAAGAGACTTGATAAGACGTTAAGAAATTATCTTATAAGCTTACTTTTATTAATGCCTTGGTTTCCTGTGATTTTCTCTAACTATGCCTTCTTATTCTCTTCAATAATAATGATAGGTGCTACTATATTAGTTTACGAGACTCTGTATAATCAGAGATTAAGAGCTACTCAAGAGACCTTTACTACAATAGAATTAATGAGTATATTTACTCTTATGATGATAGGAGGATTTATCTATTTTCTAACATTTTCCCTTACTGTCTACGATGTTTCAATGCTAATTGCAATGGTTTGGTTTATTTATAGGACTGTTATAGGACCCAATCCGAGAAAAGGAAATTATCTGAGAGATACAAAGATTGCATTCTCGATAATTTTTCTGACATTTATCATGGAATTCTTCATGGGGGGTGTTTTAGATTTCGTTATGGGATTATTTTCCCCAGGCATTAAAGGCTTTATTTCCTCACTTAGTCTACCATGGACAGGAAATATAATTTGGGATGGTATTGATGTAGTAGGCAGTATACTAGGGAGTACTTGGTTCTTAATAATGATGGGAATAGAAATGGGATTCTTAGCTTTTAAGAAAATGCTAGAGATCAGAGTAAGAGAAGTTAAAATAAGAATGGCTTTAATGATATTAGCATATGCAATTTATTCAATATACATACCTAGCTTCTCTCCCTTATCATCCTCATTACCATATATACCATATATGTGGAGCATGGGTATTGGAACCTTAGCACCAGTCAGTAATTCTGTCTTATTAGGTTTAATAGGAACTTATATTATTTACGCAATTCTCTCATTCCTATTTGGCTCAAGAAATTTGTGCGCTGTGACGTGTACAGCCCCAATGATGTATCAAGGGAACTTTTATGACTCTTTAAAGGTTTATAATAGGACATCTAAAATCGGTAAGAAATTATTAACTAGTAAGAGTAAATATTATAGACCCATAGCCTTATCTGTTTCTGTTCTTGTTCTAATTGCAGCAGTGATATCTTACTTAAATAGTCTAGGAATAATCTCCTTCACAATTTTTAACACTGATATTACTGTTCTAATTTATTTCATTTGGTTCGATATTATGTGGTATCTAATATTCATCTCAATACCCTTCTTAGGTACTTTTGCATGTGTAACTACTGGCTATTGTTATTGGGGAGTTTTCAACCAAGCAATAAGCAGAATAGGGCTCTTTAGACTTAAAGTTAAGAACCCACAGCAATGTATAGAATGCAAGACTGTAGATTGTGCAAATGCTTGCCCAGTAGGTTTGACTGATATGAGAGGCGAGTTTATTAGAAAAGGTGAGTTTAGGTCAATAAAGTGTGTTGGAATTGGAGAGTGTATTGATGCGTGTCCATATAATAACATATTTATTTATGATGTGAGAAATTGGATAAAAGAAAGATTTAGAGGGAAGTAAGATTTTTCCTCTAATATTCACTCTCTCTCTAATAGCTAGTGTGATGGTTGCTATAATAGTTTATACTCTTTATTCCGTTTCCTATAAAATAAAAACTTGGATCGGTTTATTCTTTGCATTTTTTGTATTAATAATGATGATCACAATGTTTATTGGAGCAATAGCTTATTTACTTTCACCTTCTAACATCTCATTAGCTGAGGCAATTATCGTAAATAATGCTTCTATGCTTATCCTTCTAGTTTACCTATTTATGAATGCAAAAAAACTAGCTTCCAATAAAGATTTTTCTAAAATTCACATATTTTCCCTTTCAATTCTTACAGTATTAAACGAGATACTCATGGGAGGAGCATTTAGCTTAGCCTATTTTGGTATAAAATACTTTTTAACTTTCTATTCAGCGTTTTTAACTACCCTAAATTCATATTGGTTTTTCTATCCAATGATGGCTGAAATGTTGGCCTTGTACTTAATTGATTACTTAAAATCAAGAGCAAATAAAGAGTTGTTTGCTTTAATTGGTATAACAACATTTCCTCCAACTATACTTAATTTTTCTCAGTGGATATACTCTAGTATATTTATTGACGTCATCCTTTCCTTAATAGGTATAATAAATTCAAGAGGCTTATGGAGATATCTCTACATAATAACTGCAATAAGTGTTGTCTCAACTTTGTTCATACCAACCTTCTTTGATATCATAATTATTATAGACATGATATTATACTATGTGTATCTACTGAATAGGAGTAAGGTATCTTAACAACTCCCTCTCATAAACTACACTCAATAATCTCCCGTCATCATCAACAATGACAACTACGGGTTCTTCAGTTTCTCTAAAAACTCTTAAAACATCTATTACTTTGCTTTTCTTTTCTAGTATTTTGACCTCATTCTTGTAAATATCACAAACTTTTAGAATTTCATAGTCATTTGGATCAATTTCCAGTAACTGACTTACTGAGACATAACCTAAAGGTCTAAAATTCTCGTCAACAACTACTATAGCTCTATAACCTCTCTCATTAATTATTCCTATTGCTTCTCTTAATGTTTGGTAGCAATTTACAACAGTTTGATTTTTAATAATGTTTAACACAGGCTGTTGAAGATTGATTTTATTTTCTTGAATTTTTGGCTTTCCAAATTTCATTCTAAATAAAAGGGGTAAGACTAGGCTGGAAAATGTTATTGCTAAGGACGAGAAAGAGTACTGATATGGTGTTATTAAATTAGAGGTAAGAGCAGAGATTAATAACGAAACGTCTACTCCGCCTTTCATTGAGGTTCCAAGCCCGTTTATCACCGGATCTATTCCTTGAATTTTCGCTGAAATAAGTCCAGCAAAGAATTTAGAACCTATAGTCACGAGAAAAGTAATTAAGGAAAGCAAAAGTAATGTTGGAGAAATTTTTACGAAGTATAAACCTATACTTACGAAAAATAAGGGTTCAAAGAAACCATATGTAAAAGCCCTCAATCTCTCTATTAAGTACGGCCTATCCTTTAGGTAGTCTCTTAACAAAAAACCTAAAAATAACGCTGTAATAGCAGAGTTGAAGCTAAACACTTCTGCTACATAACCTATAATAAATATAACAGATATTATTGTGGCAAATTCTATTTCTCTGACCTTTACGTAACCCTCAATTAATTCTAATAGTTTAGCAATCTTACCACCTCCTAAGAATATAAAAAGAACAACAAGTAATATGCTGATTATATCTAGTATCTGAAATTTTGAAAATATTGCAAAAAGAACAACTGCAACTATTTCATTTAAAACTGATTGGTAAAACAGTGCTAACCCTATTTTATGTTTGGATATTCCTAGATCTATTAATAATCTAGTTAAAGGACCAGCACTAGTCATAGCTAAAGGAATTACTAAGAGTAGTGAAAAAATTTTGAAATACAAAAGTAAAATACTTATTATCAATATTGGTAATGATAACTCAATGAGAAAAGAAAAATAATCTTTACTCTCGACTTTTAATTTTTCACCTAACTCTTCTGCTCCAGCTAAAAAGAGAAGAAAGACTATACCTAGTGACGTTATAAAAGAGATTATAATATTAATTTTAACTAAATCAAGCACTCCTGGACCAAGTAGGACTCCTACAATTATAGGACCTACGAATCTAACTAGATTAAGTCTACTAAATGCTTCTTCAGCTAATTTGGCTAATATTAACATAATTCCTAAATATAATAAACTATCTACTAGGAGAGACACGATAAGGTATTTTCATTACTGGTTAAAACATTATCTGTCATTTTTAACATAGTTTAATTTAGGACTCTATTAATAATTATAATACTTATTTATTTACTTGATAATAGTTTATTTATATATATGGAATTAGAATATAATTTTGAAACGAATACTCCTAAAGACGTTATTTTAGAATACATTTCAAACCCAGAAAACTTATTAAAATATGTTCCTGCGTTTAAAAGTTTAAAGAGACTCGATGAGAATAGTTGGGAGTTGGAGGTTAAATGGTTATTTACAATTAAACTTAAAGTGAAAAGAATTATTGGAACAGATGAAGTTACATATACTATTGAGAAAACTGAAGGGTTGATAAAAATATCAGCATCCCTAAGATATGTGATTTTAACTCCTAAAAATAGGAATACTATACTTAAGATTATATTCTCTTATGAGGGACCATTTGAAAGTATAGCTAAGAAACAGACTGAAGAATACTATAGAAGAGGAGTTGAAATATTTAAACGAGACCTTGAGAAACTAGAGGAAAAGCACTTAAATATTCAGAGAGTTACAACTAAATTTGATATATTAAACATGAAAACAATACTTGCAAAAGGGATAAAAAGGGGTGAAATTGAAGATATTTTAACTAGAGCTATGATAGAAAGTGTGAACTCGAGAGTATTAGTAATATTAAGTGATGACAAAACAATTGTTGAACTTATATTTGAAAACGGATCTTTAGAAGATTCAAAAGGAGATATTAACACTCTAGGAGAAAACATTAAAGTTTTAATGAAAATCTCTCAAATTATGGAAACCAAAAATAGGACCTCATAAGAGATAAGCTAACGGGTCCTCGTATTTTCTCTTTTTCAAAGTGTTGTAGTATTCTGGATACTCATTTTTTAAATATTCATCCGGTAATTTGGCCAAGTCATACATAATAATTTGTTGCTGATAACTCTTTTTCTTTGCTAGCATTTTATCACCATAATATACTTGTATTTAAAGGTTTAAAAAATCTACTCCATGATTTTAATATTATTAAACTTTTCAACTCTTGTATAAACATACTATATAAAGTCGATTAGATAATACTCAAGACTAATAAAGAAAAATAGAGCTTTTTGGAATTCTTTCGTATACAAAGAGTTTATATTTTTGCTGATCAAGTAGCCAACTGTATAGTAATACTTTAAAATTTACATAGATATCCCAACACATGAGAAGAACTATAATAGCTTTACTATTTTCTTTTTCTTTTTCAAGTCTCATTAGTAGTAGCTTAAATGCAAAGGGTAATTATGTTATCTTCAACACTAATTTTATAATGAATTTTTGTATTATGTTTTTATCTATTTTCATTTTATCATATTATTTCTTAAGAAAAATATTAACCTAAAATCCATTCTTTCTCATTTAATTTAGAGATTAAGAAGCTTTTAACAAGATCAAAATGAGTATTTAAAAGCTCCTTGAACTTTTTATTTCTCATATCTTTTACATAATATTCTACTTCAATAATTATACCAACCCTGCCTTTATTTATAGCATATATTGTTATAAAATCATGAAAAAGTATACCAGAATTATTACTTATTAACTCGAGATACATTTTATAGGGAGATAAACGAAGATCTGATTTTAAAACGCTTATATATGAATCCTTAACACTAAACTCATAAATTAGATTAGACGCGGTAGCACTAAAAGCAAAGGCATATTTAGATTTCCTATGAGTAAAATAAATATAAAAAATTAATAATATAGATATTAAAGTTACTAATCCAATTTTTGTGTTTATAAATAATATAGAAAAAAGAACAATATAGATAACCAACGTCTTAGAGCTTACATTCTTACTTAATTCTAATCCTAATAAATATGAGAGAGGTAAAAGAGAAATTGAGATTAAATAAAATATTTTAAATGAGAGGATAATGAACATAACGAAGATTATATTAAAGGTTATTAAAGGCAGAATTGAAGGTATAGTAATTGTTATTTGGTCTGGATTTTCATATAAGGGTTTAATGACACTTATTTTTGACATAAATTCTTGATGACTAAAATAAATATTCTTCTCATTAACAACATTCCATGGTAATGACATATTTAAGAGAGTAAGTTGAGAAAGTGATTAAATTATTTTCGATTCTAGTCACTAATTTTCCTTACCTGCTCCATTGCCCACATCATAGGACAATAACCACCACACATAGTACATGCCCTAACTTTCGGTTTACCAAATTGCGTATAGACTTTCATAGCCCTTTCGGGATCTATTAATGACGATATCATTTTTTCCCATTCCAATTTTCCTCTATAATAACTTACTACATCATCCCAGTTTCTAACTTTTTTACCCAATTTTACAATATCTCCAGCATGAGCGGCAATTCTATAAGCTATCGCTCCTTCTTCAACTTGTTCAACAGTTGGTAAACTTAAGTGTTCTGCTGGAGTTAGATAACATAATAAGTCAGCACCACTTGCTGAGGCAATTGCCGCACCTATAGCTGAGGCAATATGATCATATGGTGCACCAACATCTATTGGCAAAGGACCTAAAACGTAATAAGGAACACCACCAGTAAGCTTTTTCATTAACTTTACGTCCCACGCTATCTCATTTAATGGAACATGACCTGGTCCTTCTACCATTACCTGAACTCCTTTCTCAAGTGCACTCTTTACTAGTCTCGCTGTTTCTAATAATTCTCCTATCTGGAACTCATCATGAGCATCTCCAGTAGCTCCAGGTCTTAAAGCGTCTCCTAATGAGATTACTGCATCATATTGTTTAAACATTTCTAATATATAATCCCAGTTCTTTCTATATGGATTCTCAGAGTTATTATGAATCATCCACCCTGCTATCATATCTCCTCCTCTAGATACTATAGGGATTATCCTGTTGCTTTTCAAAGCCCTTATAGCTAAATCCTTTGTTAAACCCGCATGAATCGTCATAAAAGCAACCCCATCTTTTAAATGTTTTTCTATAGTATTTAACAAATCATCTTCTGTGAAATATGCTCCACCAGATTTATGCTTAAAAGATTCTATAAACACTTGATAAACTGGAACAGTACCTACTGGTAGCTCAGAGTGTTTTATTATTTCCCTTCTAATTAAATCTAAATCTCCTCCAGTTGATAAGTCCATTAATGTATCTCCCCATTTATTTGCAATCTTCACCTTTTCTAATTCCATATCAAGATTGACGACTTCACTAGATGTTCCTATGTTTATATTAACTTTAGTTGTTAAACCCTTACCTATTGCAACTATCTTTTTAGAAGGATATTTTTCATTTCTAATTAGCATAATTTTTCCTTCTACTATTCTTTTCCTAACTTTTTCTGGTGAAATTTTCTCAATTAGACTTATCTTTTTCATTTCATCAGTTATAATACCTTTTCGTGCATCATCAATTATTGCCATAAAAATATATCAAAAAAGTTACTTATAAACCTTATTATATTCAGTTTGTGTACTAACTTTACATTTTTCTGTGATAAAGCTTAATTAGTAGTAATAGATATCAAAATTCATGATTGTTGTTATAGGCTCTGGTCCTGCCGGAATATATGGTGCATTTACAGCTTCTGCTTTAGGAGAAAAAGTTAAGCTTATCGAGGAAAAAGAAAGGTTAGGTGGAACTTGTGTTTTATATGGTTGTATTCCTTCAAAAGCAATGTTACATCCACTTTATTTAAAGTATTCTTTGGAAAGGTTGGGAAAGAAAATCGATTTTAGCTATGAAGAACTGATCAAGCTTGCCCAAGATGCGATTTCAAGGATCTCAAAAGGAGTTGAATACATGTTAGAAAGTTACGGTGTTGAAGTCATTTATGGTAGAGGAGTACTTAAAAGCAAAGAAATTGAAGTTTCTGGTCAAACTTTATACCCAGATAAAGTACTAGTAGCAACTGGAACTTTAAAACCAGAAATTAATGGAACTATAGCTTCAGACGATTTGCCGTATCTTAATAAAGAGTTTAATTCAGTAACCGTAATTGGTGGTGGTGTAGGGGGTATTGAATATGGCTGGTTGTTACACAAAATAGGGAAAGAAGTACATATAGTAGAGAAAGAAAATTTACTTTTACCGAAACATGATATGGATTTAAGAAATTACGTAACTAACCACTTTAAGAGAATTGGAGTTAAACTTCATTTAGGAGTGGAGGCTAAGATAGAGAATAATAAAGTTAAACTCTCGAATGGAGAAGAAATTAAGAGCGATATTATTTTAATGAGTTTTGGAAGAAAACCTAATCTTACTGGGGTTGAAAGTCTACCTCATGATTATTGGATAAAGGTTAACGAGTACATGGAAACTCCGATAAAAGACATTTACGCTGCTGGTGATATAACTGGTTCATTTACAGCACATGAAGCAATACATAAAGGATATATAGCTGGGCTTAATATGAAAGGAATCAAAAAACCTTATGATAGTTCTGCTGTTCCAAAGGTTATTTATACATCACCACAAATTGCTTACGTCGGAAACACAAATAGTGGTAGATGTATGAAAATGGAATTTTCTGGGTTAGCTAGAGCTATTGCAGAAAAGGAGACTGAAGGATTTTTAAAGATCTGTGTGGAAAATGAAAAAGTAATAGGTGGTGTTGCATTTTCAGAAAGGGCTGAAGAAATTATCTCTCTTTTGGCTTTAGGGATTAAGTTTAAGGGAAGTTTAGATGAGCTTCTCGATTTCCAGTATCCACATCCTTCTTATCTTGAAATGATATGGGAAATTTTAAGAAAAATTAAGTGGGGATAAGGATCTTTTTCTCATCTAATTCTTTCAAGAATAAAGCATTTTGATAAACTTCGTTCTCATCAAACCGTAGCTCACCAAGAAGTTTTTTACTTACGCTACAATCGTACACGGTACCTTCATATTTTAACAGACCTCTTATTTCTTTTGGCATGGCAGATTTAACAATGCTTTTCGGAATTGGTATGTAAATTCCTCTCTTGCCCAATGCTTTCGTATAAATCTCAAAGAATTTCTCAAGAGCTACTCTCTCACACTCGGTAGCATAGAAATATAGTAGCATGGGTTTTTCTTCAATTAGTCTTAATATCATTTTACCTATATTATTTGCACTAATTGGCATGAAAGATATGCCAGTTTTTGGA
The sequence above is drawn from the Sulfurisphaera tokodaii str. 7 genome and encodes:
- a CDS encoding 4Fe-4S binding protein, whose amino-acid sequence is MNLLILFSIAISMLLVMFYVIYEVKNWRSDRRVLVAIYVEGMMLVMNLGAYLYLLLHDLFLFLVINGAYMIFGLYAILNIKSISRSIAYVLFSSFMIISEVFMGSLFYILQTGLPANLDSSVENPWFVTVMVAEMIFTLMVSFKRLDKTLRNYLISLLLLMPWFPVIFSNYAFLFSSIIMIGATILVYETLYNQRLRATQETFTTIELMSIFTLMMIGGFIYFLTFSLTVYDVSMLIAMVWFIYRTVIGPNPRKGNYLRDTKIAFSIIFLTFIMEFFMGGVLDFVMGLFSPGIKGFISSLSLPWTGNIIWDGIDVVGSILGSTWFLIMMGIEMGFLAFKKMLEIRVREVKIRMALMILAYAIYSIYIPSFSPLSSSLPYIPYMWSMGIGTLAPVSNSVLLGLIGTYIIYAILSFLFGSRNLCAVTCTAPMMYQGNFYDSLKVYNRTSKIGKKLLTSKSKYYRPIALSVSVLVLIAAVISYLNSLGIISFTIFNTDITVLIYFIWFDIMWYLIFISIPFLGTFACVTTGYCYWGVFNQAISRIGLFRLKVKNPQQCIECKTVDCANACPVGLTDMRGEFIRKGEFRSIKCVGIGECIDACPYNNIFIYDVRNWIKERFRGK
- a CDS encoding APC family permease, coding for MSQEKKSLFLRESSGLVREVSPWASMSATFGLVTGGVPILIISWLFTAPGANWVLAFLLALPPTLGMAFLFYVAGISMPRAGGDYVFNSRAVHPAVGFVNYWGLFIGFALSLGYYSYLAAQWFAYLFSGIGLAYSNQYFLNIGKFLGTTEAEVILGTIVVIISTALAMIPRFQWKFVLWGGIISLLSSIIMFIALAQISPSQFALALSKNVGIPNAYSEVIQNAESNGLTFYPALYASFLALPVVWYYYTWYNLPASWSGEMKRPKMNVLYSIILAILVISAYYILIVYFSEKAFGASFLTSWSYISYNGINDTVYNTLSNIGDFIPYFAFIVNHSLPLFIIMFIALWLPNFYSNPPLVVALVRYLFAWSFDRVMPPWLADVNDRFKSPLKATVLVGILGEIGVLLYAFNTPVAIVDTTVVFEVGYAIFAISTALMPFVRKDLYKRAVQHKWNIAGIPVISIIGFAVFGFLMWVLTLTWNNPVLLPVNFVTILSLGIIYGAGVLIYVIGYLLNRRNGIDLNLLFNEVPPE
- the thiC gene encoding phosphomethylpyrimidine synthase ThiC — protein: MAIIDDARKGIITDEMKKISLIEKISPEKVRKRIVEGKIMLIRNEKYPSKKIVAIGKGLTTKVNINIGTSSEVVNLDMELEKVKIANKWGDTLMDLSTGGDLDLIRREIIKHSELPVGTVPVYQVFIESFKHKSGGAYFTEDDLLNTIEKHLKDGVAFMTIHAGLTKDLAIRALKSNRIIPIVSRGGDMIAGWMIHNNSENPYRKNWDYILEMFKQYDAVISLGDALRPGATGDAHDEFQIGELLETARLVKSALEKGVQVMVEGPGHVPLNEIAWDVKLMKKLTGGVPYYVLGPLPIDVGAPYDHIASAIGAAIASASGADLLCYLTPAEHLSLPTVEQVEEGAIAYRIAAHAGDIVKLGKKVRNWDDVVSYYRGKLEWEKMISSLIDPERAMKVYTQFGKPKVRACTMCGGYCPMMWAMEQVRKISD
- a CDS encoding dihydrolipoyl dehydrogenase family protein, translated to MIVVIGSGPAGIYGAFTASALGEKVKLIEEKERLGGTCVLYGCIPSKAMLHPLYLKYSLERLGKKIDFSYEELIKLAQDAISRISKGVEYMLESYGVEVIYGRGVLKSKEIEVSGQTLYPDKVLVATGTLKPEINGTIASDDLPYLNKEFNSVTVIGGGVGGIEYGWLLHKIGKEVHIVEKENLLLPKHDMDLRNYVTNHFKRIGVKLHLGVEAKIENNKVKLSNGEEIKSDIILMSFGRKPNLTGVESLPHDYWIKVNEYMETPIKDIYAAGDITGSFTAHEAIHKGYIAGLNMKGIKKPYDSSAVPKVIYTSPQIAYVGNTNSGRCMKMEFSGLARAIAEKETEGFLKICVENEKVIGGVAFSERAEEIISLLALGIKFKGSLDELLDFQYPHPSYLEMIWEILRKIKWG
- a CDS encoding STK_08120 family protein, producing MELEYNFETNTPKDVILEYISNPENLLKYVPAFKSLKRLDENSWELEVKWLFTIKLKVKRIIGTDEVTYTIEKTEGLIKISASLRYVILTPKNRNTILKIIFSYEGPFESIAKKQTEEYYRRGVEIFKRDLEKLEEKHLNIQRVTTKFDILNMKTILAKGIKRGEIEDILTRAMIESVNSRVLVILSDDKTIVELIFENGSLEDSKGDINTLGENIKVLMKISQIMETKNRTS
- a CDS encoding cation:proton antiporter; amino-acid sequence: MVSLLVDSLLYLGIMLILAKLAEEAFSRLNLVRFVGPIIVGVLLGPGVLDLVKINIIISFITSLGIVFLLFLAGAEELGEKLKVESKDYFSFLIELSLPILIISILLLYFKIFSLLLVIPLAMTSAGPLTRLLIDLGISKHKIGLALFYQSVLNEIVAVVLFAIFSKFQILDIISILLVVLFIFLGGGKIAKLLELIEGYVKVREIEFATIISVIFIIGYVAEVFSFNSAITALFLGFLLRDYLKDRPYLIERLRAFTYGFFEPLFFVSIGLYFVKISPTLLLLSLITFLVTIGSKFFAGLISAKIQGIDPVINGLGTSMKGGVDVSLLISALTSNLITPYQYSFSSLAITFSSLVLPLLFRMKFGKPKIQENKINLQQPVLNIIKNQTVVNCYQTLREAIGIINERGYRAIVVVDENFRPLGYVSVSQLLEIDPNDYEILKVCDIYKNEVKILEKKSKVIDVLRVFRETEEPVVVIVDDDGRLLSVVYERELLRYLTPIQ